The proteins below are encoded in one region of Pseudomonas sp. SCB32:
- a CDS encoding bifunctional prephenate dehydrogenase/3-phosphoshikimate 1-carboxyvinyltransferase, with the protein MPDVQPHKLRRLVVVGLGLIGGSFAKGIREKGLFEEVVGVDRDPETRRLAVELGVVDRCEESLAAGCRDVDVIQLAVPILAMEKVLGELATLDIGNAILTDVGSAKGNVVRAAKAVFGGMPARFVPGHPIAGSEQSGVEAANAKLFRRHKVILTPLDNADADAIQCVESLWRELGADVEQMDVEHHDEVLAATSHLPHLLAFTLVDSLAKRSENLEIFRYAAGGFRDFTRIAGSDPVMWHDIFLANRGAVLRILDVFRDDLDALREAVDKGDGQQLMGVFTRARVAREHFSKILAQRAYVDAMHNNDLIYLAQPGGRLSGRVRVPGDKSISHRSIMLGSLAEGTTEVQGFLEGEDALATIQAFRDMGVVIEGPHHGRVTVHGVGLHGLKAPPGPIYLGNSGTSMRLLSGLLAAQSFDSTLTGDPSLSKRPMNRVAKPLREMGAVIETGPEGRPPLTIRGGRKLTGMHYEMPMASAQVKSCLLLAGLYAAGETSTTEPAPTRDHTERMLRGFGYPVDVEGATARVESGHKLTATSIEVPADISSAAFFLVAASIAEGSDLTLEHVGINPTRTGVIDILKLMGADITLENQREVGGEPVADIRVRSAKLKGIDIPEDLVPLAIDEFPVLFVAAANAEGRTVLRGAEELRVKESDRIQVMADGLIALGVKAEPTPDGIIIEGGAYGGGEVWSHGDHRIAMSFSVASLRAGAPIRIHDCANVATSFPNFLGLASGAGIRVAEEGK; encoded by the coding sequence GTGCCTGATGTCCAGCCGCACAAGCTGCGCCGTCTGGTGGTGGTGGGGCTCGGCCTGATCGGCGGCTCCTTCGCCAAGGGCATCCGCGAGAAGGGCCTGTTCGAGGAAGTGGTCGGTGTCGACCGTGACCCGGAAACCCGCCGCCTCGCCGTGGAGCTGGGTGTGGTCGACCGCTGCGAGGAAAGCCTCGCCGCCGGTTGCCGTGACGTCGACGTGATCCAGCTCGCCGTGCCGATCCTGGCTATGGAAAAGGTCCTCGGCGAACTCGCCACCCTCGACATCGGCAATGCCATCCTCACCGACGTAGGCAGCGCCAAGGGCAATGTGGTGCGCGCCGCCAAAGCGGTATTCGGCGGCATGCCGGCGCGCTTCGTGCCCGGCCATCCCATTGCCGGCTCCGAGCAAAGCGGGGTGGAAGCCGCCAACGCAAAACTGTTCCGCCGTCATAAGGTCATTCTCACGCCGCTGGATAATGCCGACGCGGACGCGATCCAGTGCGTCGAGAGCCTCTGGCGCGAGCTGGGTGCGGATGTCGAGCAGATGGACGTCGAGCACCACGATGAAGTCCTGGCGGCGACCAGTCACCTGCCGCACCTGCTGGCCTTCACGCTGGTCGACTCGCTGGCCAAACGCAGCGAGAATCTGGAAATCTTCCGCTACGCCGCTGGCGGCTTCCGCGACTTCACGCGGATCGCCGGCAGCGACCCAGTGATGTGGCACGACATCTTCCTCGCCAATCGCGGGGCGGTGCTGCGCATCCTCGACGTATTTCGCGATGACCTCGACGCCCTGCGCGAGGCCGTCGACAAGGGGGACGGGCAGCAATTGATGGGCGTCTTCACTCGCGCCCGGGTTGCCCGCGAGCATTTCAGCAAAATCCTGGCCCAACGGGCCTATGTGGACGCCATGCACAACAATGACCTGATTTACCTGGCCCAGCCGGGTGGCCGCCTGTCCGGACGTGTTCGCGTACCGGGCGACAAGTCCATCTCCCACCGTTCGATCATGCTCGGCTCCCTGGCCGAAGGCACGACCGAGGTGCAAGGCTTCCTCGAAGGCGAAGACGCCCTGGCCACCATTCAGGCGTTCCGTGACATGGGCGTGGTCATCGAAGGTCCGCATCACGGCCGCGTCACCGTACACGGCGTGGGTCTGCATGGCCTGAAAGCACCGCCCGGCCCGATCTACCTGGGCAACTCCGGCACCTCCATGCGCCTGCTCAGCGGCCTGCTGGCGGCCCAATCGTTCGACTCGACCCTGACTGGTGACCCCTCGCTGTCCAAGCGCCCGATGAACCGCGTAGCCAAGCCGCTGCGCGAGATGGGTGCGGTGATCGAGACCGGTCCGGAAGGCCGTCCGCCGCTGACCATCCGTGGCGGTCGCAAACTCACCGGCATGCATTACGAAATGCCGATGGCCAGCGCCCAGGTGAAGTCCTGCCTGCTGCTCGCCGGCTTGTACGCCGCTGGTGAAACCTCCACCACCGAGCCGGCGCCGACCCGCGATCACACTGAGCGCATGCTGCGCGGCTTCGGCTACCCGGTCGACGTCGAAGGCGCAACCGCCCGTGTCGAGTCCGGCCACAAGCTCACCGCCACTTCGATCGAAGTCCCGGCCGACATCTCCTCTGCCGCCTTCTTCCTGGTCGCCGCGAGCATTGCCGAAGGTTCCGACCTGACCCTGGAGCACGTCGGCATCAACCCGACCCGTACCGGCGTCATCGACATCCTCAAGCTGATGGGGGCCGACATCACCCTGGAAAACCAGCGTGAAGTAGGTGGCGAACCGGTCGCCGACATTCGCGTACGTTCGGCCAAGCTGAAAGGCATCGACATCCCCGAAGACCTGGTGCCGCTGGCCATCGACGAGTTCCCGGTGCTCTTCGTCGCTGCAGCGAATGCCGAAGGTCGCACCGTCCTGCGCGGCGCGGAAGAGCTGCGGGTGAAGGAATCCGACCGCATCCAGGTGATGGCCGACGGCCTGATCGCCCTGGGCGTGAAAGCCGAGCCGACCCCGGACGGCATCATCATCGAAGGCGGCGCCTACGGCGGCGGCGAAGTCTGGAGCCACGGCGACCACCGTATCGCCATGTCCTTCAGCGTGGCCTCCCTGCGTGCCGGCGCGCCGATCCGCATCCACGACTGCGCCAACGTCGCGACTTCCTTCCCGAACTTCCTCGGGCTGGCCTCCGGCGCGGGCATCCGCGTCGCCGAGGAGGGCAAGTGA
- the cmk gene encoding (d)CMP kinase — MMGEWPVVAIDGPSGSGKGTVAGLLAKRLGWNLLDSGALYRLLAFAAGNHGIDLTNEEGLKVLAAHLDVQFTHGKGGQGQHIILEGDDVTDVIRTEQVGAGASQVAALPAVRDALLQRQRAFLEAPGLVADGRDMGTVVFPSAPLKIFLTASAEERARRRYLQLKNKGIESDQAQLAEEISARDERDSQRAVAPLKPAVGAILVDSTSMSIDEVVDSILAEVARLGLAD, encoded by the coding sequence ATGATGGGCGAATGGCCGGTCGTCGCCATCGACGGCCCCAGTGGCTCCGGCAAGGGCACCGTCGCCGGCCTGCTGGCCAAGCGCCTGGGCTGGAACCTGCTGGACTCCGGCGCGCTGTATCGTCTGCTGGCGTTCGCCGCCGGTAACCACGGTATCGACCTGACCAACGAGGAAGGCCTCAAGGTCCTGGCCGCGCACCTGGACGTCCAGTTCACCCACGGCAAGGGCGGGCAGGGCCAGCACATCATCCTCGAAGGCGACGACGTTACCGACGTCATCCGTACCGAACAGGTTGGTGCCGGCGCTTCCCAGGTCGCCGCGCTGCCTGCGGTGCGCGATGCCCTGCTGCAACGCCAGCGCGCCTTCCTCGAAGCCCCCGGCCTTGTAGCCGACGGTCGTGACATGGGCACCGTGGTCTTCCCCAGCGCCCCGCTGAAGATATTCCTCACTGCTTCGGCCGAGGAGCGCGCCCGTCGCCGCTACCTGCAGCTGAAGAACAAGGGCATCGAGAGCGACCAGGCGCAGCTCGCTGAGGAAATCAGCGCCCGCGACGAGCGCGACAGCCAGCGCGCCGTGGCGCCGCTCAAGCCTGCCGTAGGGGCGATCCTGGTGGACTCCACCTCGATGAGCATTGATGAGGTGGTGGACAGCATCCTCGCTGAGGTCGCTCGGCTGGGGTTGGCTGACTAG
- the rpsA gene encoding 30S ribosomal protein S1: MSESFAELFEESLKSLDMQPGAIITGIVVDIDGDWVTVHAGLKSEGVIPVEQFYNEQGELTINVGDEVHVALDAVEDGFGETKLSREKAKRAESWIVLEAAFSADEVVKGIINGKVKGGFTVDVNGIRAFLPGSLVDVRPVRDTTHLEGKELEFKVIKLDQKRNNVVVSRRSVLEAENSAEREALLESLQEGQQVKGIVKNLTDYGAFVDLGGVDGLLHITDMAWKRIKHPSEIVNVGDEIDVKVLKFDRERNRVSLGLKQLGEDPWVAIKARYPEGTRVTARVTNLTDYGCFAELEEGVEGLVHVSEMDWTNKNIHPSKVVQVGDEVEVQVLDIDEERRRISLGIKQCKSNPWEDFSGRFNKGDKISGTIKSITDFGIFIGLEGGIDGLVHLSDISWNEVGEEAVRRFKKGDELETVILSVDPERERISLGIKQLEDDPFSNYASLNEKGTIVRGTVKEVDAKGAVITLAGEIEGILKASEISRDRVEDARNVLKEGEEVEAKIISIDRKSRVISLSIKSKDVDDEKDAMKELRSKQDAESTGPTTIGDLIRAQMENQG; encoded by the coding sequence ATGAGCGAAAGCTTCGCAGAACTCTTTGAAGAAAGTCTGAAATCCCTCGACATGCAGCCGGGTGCAATCATCACCGGCATCGTGGTCGACATCGATGGTGACTGGGTCACCGTCCATGCCGGTCTGAAATCCGAGGGCGTCATCCCGGTCGAGCAGTTCTACAACGAACAGGGCGAGCTGACCATCAATGTGGGTGACGAAGTCCACGTTGCGCTGGACGCGGTAGAAGATGGCTTCGGTGAAACCAAGCTGTCCCGCGAAAAAGCCAAGCGTGCCGAGAGCTGGATCGTTCTGGAAGCTGCTTTCTCTGCCGACGAAGTGGTCAAAGGCATCATCAACGGCAAGGTCAAGGGTGGCTTCACCGTCGACGTCAACGGCATCCGCGCGTTCCTGCCGGGTTCGCTGGTCGACGTGCGTCCGGTGCGTGACACCACTCACCTGGAAGGCAAAGAGCTCGAGTTCAAGGTCATCAAGCTGGACCAGAAGCGCAACAACGTTGTCGTTTCCCGCCGCAGCGTCCTGGAAGCCGAGAACAGCGCCGAGCGCGAAGCTCTGCTGGAATCCCTGCAGGAAGGCCAGCAGGTCAAAGGTATCGTCAAGAACCTCACCGACTACGGTGCGTTCGTTGACCTGGGCGGCGTCGATGGTCTGCTGCACATCACCGACATGGCCTGGAAGCGTATCAAGCATCCGTCGGAAATCGTCAACGTTGGCGACGAGATCGATGTCAAGGTTCTGAAGTTCGACCGCGAGCGCAACCGCGTATCCCTGGGCCTGAAGCAACTGGGCGAAGACCCATGGGTTGCCATCAAGGCTCGTTACCCGGAAGGCACCCGCGTTACCGCGCGCGTCACCAACCTCACCGACTACGGCTGCTTCGCCGAGCTGGAAGAGGGCGTGGAAGGCCTGGTACACGTCTCCGAAATGGACTGGACCAACAAGAACATCCACCCGTCGAAAGTCGTTCAGGTTGGCGACGAAGTGGAAGTTCAGGTTCTGGACATCGACGAAGAGCGTCGTCGTATCTCCCTGGGCATCAAGCAGTGCAAGTCCAACCCGTGGGAAGACTTCTCTGGCCGCTTCAACAAGGGCGACAAGATCTCCGGCACCATCAAGTCGATCACTGACTTCGGTATCTTCATCGGTCTGGAAGGTGGCATCGACGGTCTGGTTCACCTGTCCGACATCTCCTGGAACGAAGTTGGCGAAGAAGCCGTTCGCCGCTTCAAGAAGGGCGACGAGCTGGAAACCGTCATCCTCTCCGTTGATCCGGAGCGTGAGCGCATCTCCCTGGGCATCAAGCAGCTGGAAGACGATCCGTTCTCCAACTACGCCTCGCTCAACGAGAAAGGCACCATCGTTCGCGGCACCGTAAAAGAAGTTGACGCCAAGGGCGCTGTCATCACCCTGGCCGGCGAAATCGAAGGCATCCTGAAAGCCTCCGAAATCAGCCGTGACCGCGTTGAAGACGCTCGCAACGTTCTGAAAGAAGGCGAAGAAGTCGAAGCCAAGATCATCAGCATCGACCGTAAGAGCCGCGTCATTTCCCTCTCCATCAAGTCCAAGGACGTTGATGACGAGAAGGATGCGATGAAAGAACTGCGTAGCAAGCAAGACGCAGAAAGCACTGGTCCGACCACCATCGGTGACCTGATCCGTGCTCAGATGGAGAACCAGGGCTAA
- a CDS encoding carboxylate/amino acid/amine transporter gives MPYLLFVTVLWAFSFSLIGEYLAGQVDSYFAVLTRVVLAGLVFLPLTRWRGVNPRFIAGVMLAGVLQFGITYVCLYQSFRVLTVPEVLLFTVLTPLHVALIDDALNRRFNAWALLAAAVAVLGAGIIRYDGVSGDYVQGFLLLQLANATFAAGQVFYKHLVQRYPSDIPQFRRFGYFFVGALLIALPGWLLFGNPQKLPSTELQWGVLVWMGLLATALGQFWWNKGGTLVDAGTLAVMNNLHVPVGLLINLLIWGEHADLPRLALGGVVIVASLGVNRYGLRRHKERFA, from the coding sequence ATGCCTTACCTGCTTTTCGTTACCGTCCTCTGGGCGTTCTCCTTCAGCCTGATCGGCGAGTACCTTGCCGGGCAGGTCGATAGCTATTTCGCGGTGCTGACCCGTGTGGTGCTCGCCGGTCTGGTGTTCCTGCCACTGACTCGCTGGCGCGGCGTCAATCCGCGCTTCATTGCCGGTGTGATGCTGGCGGGGGTGCTGCAGTTCGGCATTACCTATGTCTGCCTCTACCAGAGCTTCCGCGTGCTGACGGTGCCAGAAGTGCTGTTGTTCACCGTGCTGACGCCGTTGCATGTGGCGCTCATCGATGACGCGCTGAACCGCCGCTTCAATGCCTGGGCGCTGCTGGCGGCTGCGGTGGCGGTGCTGGGCGCCGGGATCATTCGTTACGACGGTGTGAGCGGCGATTACGTCCAGGGCTTCCTGCTCCTGCAGCTGGCCAACGCGACCTTCGCGGCCGGGCAGGTTTTCTACAAGCACCTGGTGCAGCGCTATCCGTCCGATATCCCGCAATTCCGCCGCTTCGGTTACTTCTTCGTCGGCGCGCTGCTGATCGCGCTGCCGGGTTGGCTGCTGTTCGGCAACCCGCAGAAGCTACCCAGCACCGAGCTGCAATGGGGCGTACTGGTGTGGATGGGACTGCTGGCCACTGCGCTGGGGCAGTTCTGGTGGAACAAGGGTGGCACCCTGGTCGATGCCGGCACCCTGGCGGTGATGAACAATCTGCATGTGCCGGTGGGGTTGCTGATCAACCTGCTGATCTGGGGCGAGCACGCCGATCTGCCACGCCTGGCATTGGGCGGTGTGGTGATCGTTGCGTCCCTGGGCGTCAACCGCTACGGCCTGCGCCGCCACAAGGAGCGTTTCGCATGA
- the rarD gene encoding EamA family transporter RarD produces the protein MNISGRGVALSLASSVLFVTLPAYIHALEPLSSIQVIAHRVVWSIPMVLLLVLFTRQGGVLRDAGRRLLREPWLLACFPLTAAMMLIQWGVFIWAPMVGRTLELSLGYFLLPLTMVLCGRVFYGERLTTLQGIAVGFALAGVLHELWLTRAFSWFSLITALGYPPYFMLRRKMAVDSLSGFVFEMIVLLPFALATLWITDSATVLEAVPRLWALLPLLGLISALAFGAMMAASRLLPMGLFGILSYVEPVLLFAIAVLFLGEAFNPAQIWTYGPIWVAVLLTGWDSARLLRRQARRGL, from the coding sequence ATGAATATCTCCGGACGTGGTGTGGCGCTGTCCCTGGCGTCTTCCGTGCTGTTCGTGACCTTGCCGGCCTATATCCATGCGCTGGAGCCGCTGTCCAGCATCCAGGTGATTGCTCACCGGGTGGTCTGGTCGATTCCCATGGTCCTGCTGCTGGTGCTGTTTACCCGTCAAGGCGGCGTGCTGCGTGATGCCGGACGGCGTCTGCTGCGCGAGCCGTGGCTGCTGGCGTGCTTCCCGCTGACGGCGGCGATGATGCTGATCCAGTGGGGGGTATTCATCTGGGCGCCCATGGTCGGGCGTACGCTGGAGCTGTCGCTGGGCTACTTCCTGCTGCCGCTGACCATGGTGCTCTGCGGTCGGGTGTTCTATGGCGAGCGTCTGACCACGCTGCAAGGTATCGCCGTCGGCTTCGCGCTGGCCGGTGTCCTGCATGAGCTGTGGCTGACCCGGGCGTTTTCCTGGTTCAGCCTGATCACTGCGCTGGGGTATCCGCCGTATTTCATGCTGCGCCGCAAGATGGCGGTGGACTCGCTGTCTGGTTTCGTCTTCGAGATGATCGTGCTGCTGCCGTTCGCGCTGGCGACGCTGTGGATAACCGACAGCGCCACGGTGCTGGAGGCGGTACCGCGCCTGTGGGCATTGCTGCCGTTGCTTGGCCTGATCAGTGCGCTGGCGTTCGGCGCGATGATGGCGGCCAGCCGGCTGCTGCCGATGGGGCTGTTCGGGATTCTGAGCTACGTCGAGCCGGTGCTGCTGTTTGCCATCGCCGTGCTGTTCCTGGGCGAGGCGTTCAACCCGGCGCAGATCTGGACCTACGGGCCGATCTGGGTCGCTGTGCTGCTCACCGGTTGGGATAGCGCGCGACTGCTGCGCCGTCAGGCGCGTCGCGGCCTATAA
- a CDS encoding C40 family peptidase produces the protein MRRNILTCLSIGLATLLAATEATASSKITRTYHPAPVDLRVPVQGSALLTMTPKAEKPAKSEAHQVTQRAYSMIGTPYRWGGTSPKRGFDCSGLVNYVFQNVDEVDLPRTAQQMYSMRGNSKVARGDLQPGDLVFFRIHNRRNVDHVGIYVGDNQFVHAPRRGQKVRVSDLSGDYWKKHYTAARRILPETLAKADVGRRYD, from the coding sequence ATGCGACGTAACATTTTGACATGCCTTTCCATAGGCTTGGCGACCCTCTTGGCCGCCACCGAGGCTACGGCCTCCTCCAAGATCACGCGTACCTACCACCCCGCCCCGGTCGACCTGCGCGTCCCGGTCCAGGGAAGCGCGCTGCTGACCATGACGCCCAAAGCCGAAAAGCCGGCCAAGAGCGAGGCGCACCAGGTCACCCAGCGTGCCTACAGCATGATCGGTACGCCATACCGTTGGGGCGGTACCTCGCCCAAGCGCGGCTTCGACTGCAGCGGCCTGGTCAACTACGTGTTCCAGAACGTCGATGAAGTCGACCTGCCGCGTACCGCGCAGCAGATGTACAGCATGCGCGGCAACTCGAAAGTCGCCCGCGGCGACCTGCAACCCGGCGACCTGGTGTTCTTCCGCATCCACAACCGCCGCAATGTCGACCACGTCGGCATCTACGTCGGCGACAACCAGTTTGTCCATGCGCCGCGCCGCGGCCAGAAGGTCCGCGTCTCCGACCTCAGTGGCGACTACTGGAAGAAGCACTACACCGCCGCCCGCCGCATCCTGCCGGAAACCCTGGCCAAGGCCGACGTCGGTCGTCGCTACGACTGA
- a CDS encoding NUDIX domain-containing protein, with product MTLATISIAAACLLDDSGRLLLVRKRGTQAFMLPGGKHEPGETSVQALLRELDEELNLRLTENALTSLGRFQADAANEPDTQVDAQVYVAALPHPVSPAAELEELAWLAPTDNALHNLAPLVREQVLPALLLHVG from the coding sequence ATGACCCTCGCCACCATCAGCATCGCCGCCGCCTGCCTGCTCGACGACAGCGGACGCCTCCTGCTGGTGCGCAAGCGCGGCACCCAGGCCTTCATGCTGCCCGGCGGCAAGCACGAGCCCGGCGAAACCTCGGTACAGGCCCTGCTGCGCGAACTGGATGAAGAGCTCAACCTGCGCCTGACGGAAAACGCACTGACGTCACTGGGGCGTTTCCAAGCCGACGCGGCCAACGAGCCCGATACCCAGGTCGACGCGCAGGTCTACGTCGCCGCCCTGCCCCACCCGGTAAGCCCGGCGGCGGAGCTGGAAGAGCTCGCCTGGCTCGCGCCCACCGACAACGCCCTGCACAACCTCGCCCCTCTCGTGCGCGAGCAAGTACTGCCCGCCCTTCTCCTGCACGTGGGCTGA
- a CDS encoding dihydrofolate reductase family protein — protein sequence MHSTLIYFVTASLDGHIARPDGSMDWLRGYDSATDDPGHGAFYASIDGLLMGRVTYLHRLDQGDWPYPDKPTLVLTRANHLPLASPRVELIHCPPSEALKALQAKGCQRIWLVGSGSLAGNFLAAGLLDELIVSIIPQLLGAGIPLFSIGLEQRLQLLEQRSFPSGIVQLRYLVLKESRSP from the coding sequence GTGCACTCGACTCTCATTTATTTCGTCACTGCCAGCCTCGACGGGCACATCGCCCGGCCCGATGGCAGCATGGACTGGCTGCGGGGCTACGACAGCGCGACCGACGACCCCGGTCATGGCGCCTTCTACGCCAGCATCGACGGACTGCTGATGGGACGGGTCACCTACCTGCACCGCCTGGATCAGGGCGACTGGCCCTATCCGGACAAGCCCACCCTCGTCCTGACCCGCGCCAACCACCTGCCCCTGGCCAGCCCTCGCGTCGAGCTGATCCATTGCCCTCCGAGCGAAGCCCTGAAAGCCCTGCAGGCCAAGGGCTGCCAGCGCATCTGGCTGGTCGGCAGCGGGAGCCTGGCGGGAAACTTTCTTGCCGCGGGGTTGCTCGACGAGTTGATCGTCAGCATCATCCCGCAGCTGCTCGGCGCTGGAATCCCACTGTTCAGCATCGGGCTCGAGCAACGTCTGCAACTGCTGGAACAGCGCAGCTTTCCCAGCGGCATCGTGCAATTGCGTTACCTGGTCCTCAAGGAAAGCCGCTCGCCATGA
- a CDS encoding MFS transporter codes for MTHRPTAAERLERLPLSPYHRLIFVIIALAFFFDSMDLAMMTFLLGSIKAEFGLSSAQAGLLASSSFVGMVIGAALSGLLADRFGRKPVFQWSIVLWGIASYLCSTAGDVQQLTFFRVLLGIGMGMEFPIAQSLLSEMIPAHKRGKYIALMDGFWPLGFIAAGCLSYFVLPVAGWRSLFQLLAFPAIFVLAIRFMIPESPRWLEQAGLLEQAGLLEQAERSLQRIEARVMASLKLTSLPEPRPLARPEPSAPGFFRAFGELWSPTYRRRTLTVWSLWFFALLGFYGLTSWLSALLQQSGFAATQSVYYTVLISLAGIPGFLCAAWLVERWGRKPSCVLMLLGGGAMAYAYGQTAVFGGSLGLLIGFGLAMQFFLFGMWAVLYTYTPELYPTSARATGSGFASAVGRIGSLLGPTVSGLILPVAGQGGVFTLGALCFLLAASVVWAFGIETRGRTLEELAG; via the coding sequence ATGACGCACCGCCCGACCGCCGCCGAACGTCTGGAGCGCTTGCCGCTGAGCCCTTACCACCGATTGATCTTCGTGATCATCGCCCTGGCGTTCTTCTTCGACTCCATGGACCTGGCGATGATGACCTTCCTGCTCGGCTCGATCAAAGCCGAGTTCGGCCTCTCCAGTGCCCAGGCCGGCCTGCTGGCCAGCTCCAGCTTCGTCGGCATGGTGATAGGGGCGGCACTGTCCGGGTTGCTCGCCGACCGTTTCGGGCGCAAGCCGGTATTCCAGTGGAGCATCGTGCTCTGGGGCATCGCCAGCTACCTCTGCTCCACTGCCGGCGACGTGCAGCAGCTGACGTTCTTCCGCGTGCTACTGGGAATCGGCATGGGCATGGAGTTCCCCATCGCCCAGTCGCTGCTCTCGGAAATGATCCCGGCGCACAAGCGCGGCAAGTACATCGCGCTGATGGACGGCTTCTGGCCACTGGGCTTCATCGCCGCCGGCTGCCTGTCCTACTTCGTGCTACCGGTAGCCGGCTGGCGCAGCCTGTTCCAGCTGCTGGCGTTCCCGGCGATCTTCGTCCTGGCGATCCGCTTCATGATTCCGGAATCGCCGCGCTGGCTGGAGCAGGCCGGACTGCTCGAGCAGGCCGGACTGCTCGAGCAGGCCGAGCGCTCCTTGCAACGCATCGAAGCGCGGGTGATGGCCTCGCTCAAGCTGACCAGCCTGCCCGAGCCACGTCCGCTGGCGCGTCCGGAACCGAGCGCACCGGGCTTTTTCCGCGCCTTCGGCGAACTCTGGTCGCCCACCTACCGCCGCCGCACCCTGACGGTCTGGAGCCTGTGGTTCTTCGCCCTGCTCGGTTTCTACGGCCTTACCTCCTGGCTCAGCGCTTTGTTGCAGCAATCGGGCTTCGCCGCCACCCAGTCGGTGTACTACACGGTGCTGATTTCCCTGGCCGGCATTCCCGGCTTCCTCTGCGCGGCCTGGCTGGTTGAGCGCTGGGGGCGCAAGCCGAGCTGCGTACTGATGCTCCTGGGTGGCGGCGCCATGGCCTACGCCTACGGGCAAACGGCCGTGTTCGGCGGCAGCCTGGGCCTGCTGATCGGCTTCGGCCTGGCCATGCAGTTCTTCCTGTTCGGCATGTGGGCGGTGCTCTACACCTACACGCCGGAGCTCTACCCCACCTCGGCGCGCGCCACGGGCTCGGGCTTCGCCTCGGCGGTCGGACGCATCGGCTCGTTGCTCGGCCCCACCGTCAGCGGCCTGATCCTGCCGGTGGCTGGTCAGGGAGGCGTGTTCACCCTCGGCGCCCTGTGCTTCCTGCTCGCCGCCAGCGTGGTCTGGGCCTTCGGCATCGAAACCCGCGGCCGAACCCTGGAGGAACTCGCTGGCTGA